In Pseudobacter ginsenosidimutans, the following are encoded in one genomic region:
- a CDS encoding peptidylprolyl isomerase — protein MKKLSTLLVAMLLISAAFSQGVRKVTADKIVGIVGDKIILRSDVYNDITDRQRRGEPVPPNADCFIMEQLLTLKALVLQAEKDSIVVGEDEIDALLDNQVRGFIQMYGGRAELEQIAGRSIYQIKEDFRQSFTERKKAERMRDKITEGVKITPQEVKEFFDKIPKDSLRYYESEVAICEVVLYPKPSRELELLAMDELAEYKRSAESGTQKFETLAQLYSDDPGSKDNGGRYAINRTEKNWDPAFIQNAFRLKDGQISPVFKSKFGYHIIKMESRSGDDAIVRHILRIPKITDEEVNNAVNQLDSVRARIIAGTMTFGEAVNKYSEEESSKFTGGCLQNNMGGSTLALDQLDKNMVEFLAKSNLKPGEVSKPTVYTDERQKKGVRLVFLRSRSEPHRENLKDDYDRVALRAIEEKKQNVLEKWFQSKISTFYLMIDDDFKDCESMSNWLQHAVKTSE, from the coding sequence ATGAAAAAATTAAGCACGCTACTGGTAGCTATGTTACTCATCTCCGCCGCATTTTCACAAGGCGTAAGAAAAGTAACAGCCGATAAGATCGTTGGCATCGTTGGAGACAAGATCATTCTCCGCTCCGATGTGTACAACGATATTACAGACAGACAGCGCCGCGGCGAACCAGTGCCACCTAATGCCGACTGTTTCATCATGGAACAATTGCTCACCCTGAAAGCATTGGTGCTGCAGGCTGAGAAAGACTCTATCGTTGTAGGGGAAGATGAGATCGATGCCCTGCTCGATAACCAGGTACGCGGATTCATCCAGATGTATGGTGGCAGAGCAGAGCTTGAACAGATCGCCGGCCGCTCTATCTATCAGATCAAGGAAGACTTCAGACAGTCTTTCACTGAAAGAAAAAAAGCGGAGCGCATGCGCGATAAGATCACAGAAGGCGTAAAGATCACCCCTCAGGAAGTAAAAGAATTTTTCGATAAGATACCTAAAGACAGTCTCCGCTATTACGAATCTGAAGTAGCCATCTGCGAAGTGGTACTCTATCCAAAACCCTCACGTGAACTTGAGCTCCTGGCAATGGATGAACTGGCAGAATACAAACGCTCCGCAGAATCAGGTACACAGAAGTTTGAAACCCTCGCCCAGCTTTACTCTGACGACCCGGGCAGCAAAGACAACGGTGGAAGATATGCTATCAACCGTACTGAAAAGAACTGGGACCCCGCTTTCATCCAAAATGCATTCCGTCTGAAAGATGGACAGATCTCTCCCGTGTTCAAATCCAAATTCGGTTATCATATTATCAAGATGGAAAGTCGCTCCGGTGATGATGCCATCGTAAGACATATCCTTCGTATCCCGAAAATTACTGATGAGGAAGTGAACAATGCAGTGAACCAGCTGGACTCAGTTCGTGCAAGGATCATTGCGGGTACCATGACCTTCGGAGAAGCCGTAAACAAATACAGTGAAGAGGAATCTTCCAAATTCACCGGTGGTTGTTTGCAGAACAATATGGGAGGAAGCACACTGGCGCTTGACCAGCTCGACAAGAACATGGTAGAGTTCCTCGCCAAATCAAATCTCAAACCCGGTGAAGTTTCCAAGCCAACTGTGTATACAGACGAGCGCCAGAAAAAAGGAGTAAGACTTGTTTTCCTCCGCTCCAGGTCTGAGCCTCACCGTGAGAACCTGAAAGATGATTATGACCGTGTTGCACTCAGGGCCATCGAAGAAAAGAAACAGAACGTACTTGAGAAATGGTTCCAGTCGAAGATCTCCACTTTCTACCTGATGATCGACGATGATTTCAAAGATTGTGAATCCATGAGCAACTGGCTTCAGCACGCAGTAAAGACCAGCGAATAA